The Raphanus sativus cultivar WK10039 chromosome 6, ASM80110v3, whole genome shotgun sequence sequence TTTGATATCTCGATGGCAAAGAGAAGCAACACCAACTTAGAGGAAAATAAGAAAGGATCCTGCTCCACACTTGCAGCTAAGTCCAATGGTTCTGATTCTTTTCTTGGATTTAAAAGCATCTTCTCTTTTCTGTGACATTCTCATTTGTATGTCAACACAAAACTGAGTGTTATTGAGTATCTAGTCTCCTCATGCTGATATGATACTACTAGTAGCGTGAGTGATAAAACTGCATTACATTAAAAGAAACTGAagaataaccaaaataaaaaaaaaagagttctgtTGAGCACTTGCATCAATtgtttacaaattaaaattaatattaaataatttttgaatcCTACAGAGCATCTAGTGTCTTCTAAGTTCTCTGATACGTCAGCACAAAAACTCAACTGCTTTCTCTATCCCCTCTGATCTGTAAGGTGAAATGCTATGGTTGATTCCATCTTGAGCTGTACCCAATAAGTCATTCTCAATGCACTCATACATCAATTTGCAGACTTTATCAACCACAACACCAATATCTCTGGTCTCACATCTCATCTTTTCTAGCTCATCAGAACTATACTCATCAAAAGACACGCTTAGAATCTTTGATAGTGTCTCAATATTACCTGTCAGTTGCTGCTGCTGATTTTCAAACAGATTCTTCTTTATCTCTCTATCTTCATCGCTCATCTCATCTTTAAACAGCTCTTCTCCAAACATGTAGAAGGCGAAAGCATACGACTTTGAAAGTATTCTTCTTGATCTGAATAACAGGTCGGCTCCGTTTATTGCCCAGTCCATGTTTTTAAACGCTGAATCTTTAGTCTTTAATGTCACCATGGCTGCCTTCTCACGGACAATCTCTCTAAGTTCGTTCTCTTGCTTTGATGAATCGGTGTGTGACCTGTATTGGTGAAGATAATGTGCGTACCTATCGAAATCCCTTTTGGCTCTCTCCTTTTGCCTCACTTTGTCTTCTTTGTACTTACCACAACTATGTCCTGATATACTCGTCCAGGTATGGTTCGATCCAGTAGCTCCACCACACAGCCAACAAAAATACTGTCCGCAAATACAAGTCACGAGATTGCATCCAACAGTCTTGTGAACAGGTTTGCTGCATTTGGGACACATCCTCGTGTGAATGGTTAGCCAAGTAACACTCTCAGACTCAACCTCACACTTCTTGGTCCATAGCTTCCACATCAAGCAAGAGCAAGGAGAGTGAGACTCACCAAGACAGGAGAAACAGAACTGATGACCACACGAGCATTCAACCTCGCCGCCATCATCATCCACTTTTCTTATCGCGTTCCCGCAGTGTGGTGTGCTTGGACACCACTTGACCAGTTTGTTATCATCTACGTATGACTCAACGAGGAAACGATCAAACTTCTCAGCGAGTTCCGGACAAACTAGTGTCCTAACAACATCTTCATCGCAAATCGCGTTGCATTTATGAGCCATACATGCGATTCTTTTGCTCTGGCCTTCGTTGATCTTGATAGTAAAATGCTCTTTCCAACAATCATTGCAAAAGCAATGACCACACTCCATTCTCGTCATCGCGTGACTTGTTAAATCATCTTCCATGCAGATGTCACAAGCCATCTTCTCCCTCGATTTACTCAAAGAAGGAAGATCAAAGACAGTAAGACCAGCACTTTTGAACAAGCTATCTTTGCCTCTGTCGATATAGACAGCAAACAATTTATCAACGTTCCATTGGTAATGAATAAGAAGTGTCCTAGCTTGACTCTCCTTGACAGATAAGTATTCCATGACCCTAACCAAAACTTCCTTCTGTGCTGCTACGAGAGATTCCATCGTGATGATTTGGCACGTTGAGTTTTTGGAAGACACGCCTTGCAACTCTGTATCCTGGCAAAGTTCCTCTAGACGATCTTCATCGAAGCAATCATAgtcctcctcctcatcctcaAAGCTCATATAATCGTCATCCATCGATCAAAATATAGTAATGACCAATTTATCGATAAATAGGAGGCGACCAAGATGGAAAAATATCAAGCTAGGGTAAACGAAGTACTCGATCATCACGCAAATCCTTAATTAAGGGTTAAGTAGCGTGACTTATATACTGTACGGAGTGAATCTATTTTCCTTTTTGACAATTTATCTAATACAGTACTTTTTGCTTATTCCGTTTACAActttacattttcaaaaattgattaaattctCTGTTTTACCTTATTTAATccattattttgtttgattttattaattaataaaataaaaataaaggtaaaattgaaaaaaaaacattttacatttATCTGAACGACATTTATAatgaaagaaaatttaaaatctaaagcgatatttattaataagaaacataaagagtatataatgtatttaaaaagaaatattttatgtgatgttaacaacaacaacataagAGAGAAAAGTAAATAAGTTCAGTTGAGATTTTACATTCTAGTATTGTCAATTTATgaattcttaaaatattaataaaattcactgttattggtttaaacttttttaaaaatcaaaattttgttattcaaaaagttttacTATGATTTATTCTTTAGTTGCATATAAATCTGATGTCGATGTTATTGgagtatatattcttttatattttattcataaaatatatataactttttaaataactataaggttttcaaattttctatactaaaatataaagaacaaaataaatattgttaataaatATCTATTGCAACGCTAATCCAAATTATAAgtttaaaaaactaatataccTTGTTTTTATCCTTTTCAATAGATGATTATATTGTTAACTAATGATGTTTACactattaaaaacaaaataatataagaacACCTAAGACAAACATAATACAATATTGTTCAAAATATTAGCATAATATTAATCTTATCATATTTacacaattattttatttataaaaataaacatcttaacaaaaataaccaaatatctGAAAGCAACCAAATATCTGaaagctgaaaaaaaaaaatttggtggaAGCACCTTAGCCTAATGGTTAAGGTCTAAAGGTTTCTACATTCATGTCTGGGGTTTGACTCtcagactatgcaatttattgcagattttcTTAAATTCAGGTTTTAAGTTCCAGAGAGAGTACGATTTATTAGGCAACTATGCAGATAATGGAATGAAGGATTACAAGAAATCTTtaacatggtgcaagtaaatctggtcagaCGTGAATCTTTATAGAACGGCTaagatgatgcagttaggcgtaggACCGGCTAAGATGATGTAGTTAGACGTAGATCTTCCTAAGACGGGTAGTATTGTTAGTTGTTGAAAtgttgtaatatcataataaataaggttaaaaaaaaaagaaaaaaaaatctgaacttTGCAGATAAGCAAACacaaattaatagaaaatatagGGTCGTTCTGTAAATTAGGAAAACTCTTGTGGGGTAGCAAATCCAATTTCCCGGTCtatcccctctctctctctagcctCCCTCTCGCTCAGCAGCTCTTCAAACCCTAACGACGACACCAGTCGACATCGGCGACGTGACTCTCTCAGGTTTCTCCTCGTAATCCCGAAAACTCGACGGCGAATAATCTCCGCCGCGGATTTAGTCTTCATTGCCGATCCCTCCTCCAGTTTCTTCCCCAGATGTTCCGTCCATCGTTTTTGATTTAGGTCATCAGACCTGAAATCTCGTCAACAAGACcagcagagagagagagtcatcTGCTAAGCTATCCCGTGAGAATCTGTAAGATTTTGTTTTCCCCCTTCACCGCTGCTTGTTGTTTACTAGAATGGAGTTTAGCTTAATCGTTAGGGTTTTCGTTTTTGTATAATTATCTGATTGACACCAGACGAGAAGCTCAATCAGCATTTATCCATGGAGATTTCAGTTTCCTCTCCGAAGCAGAGCGTGTTGTTATCTGCATCGGATTGTATGAGTGACcccgaggaggaggaggaggagcacgAGATCAGCGAGGATGAGGATGACGATCGAAACCACAAGCACCGTAGGAAAGAAGAGACGAGTTCTCAGTCCTTGGAACAAGGCGGCGCTGCTGCTTCGGATCAGGCCTTCTCGCAGCGTCCGCCCTACAGGAAAAGCTATGAGAAGCGGTCTCTAGGGCACCGTGTGCAGTTTGATAATAACCAAAGATCAAGATCCAACA is a genomic window containing:
- the LOC108813276 gene encoding probable E3 ubiquitin-protein ligase ARI3, coding for MDDDYMSFEDEEEDYDCFDEDRLEELCQDTELQGVSSKNSTCQIITMESLVAAQKEVLVRVMEYLSVKESQARTLLIHYQWNVDKLFAVYIDRGKDSLFKSAGLTVFDLPSLSKSREKMACDICMEDDLTSHAMTRMECGHCFCNDCWKEHFTIKINEGQSKRIACMAHKCNAICDEDVVRTLVCPELAEKFDRFLVESYVDDNKLVKWCPSTPHCGNAIRKVDDDGGEVECSCGHQFCFSCLGESHSPCSCLMWKLWTKKCEVESESVTWLTIHTRMCPKCSKPVHKTVGCNLVTCICGQYFCWLCGGATGSNHTWTSISGHSCGKYKEDKVRQKERAKRDFDRYAHYLHQYRSHTDSSKQENELREIVREKAAMVTLKTKDSAFKNMDWAINGADLLFRSRRILSKSYAFAFYMFGEELFKDEMSDEDREIKKNLFENQQQQLTGNIETLSKILSVSFDEYSSDELEKMRCETRDIGVVVDKVCKLMYECIENDLLGTAQDGINHSISPYRSEGIEKAVEFLC